The DNA segment ATGACTGAGGGttttttcattgctgttttAGACAAGTGATGGAGCAACAGCAACAGCGCCAGGAATCTCTGGAAAGAAGAACCTCTACCACAGGCACGTATCAAACCAAGCAGATATAGTCTCTCCCTGCTTGTCTTCTCTAGATGTAGTAGGGTTTTGCATCAAGCTATACAAGACCTAAACTGCTAAAACTGGTAGTAGTTATGATgagattttaaagcattttcagCTAGGAACTTCCATACGTTCAGGCATGGCTGTGTTGCTTCACAGAGGCTCAGGTCTGGGCCATGCAAGTGCAGCTCAACAGGTTTTGCACTTGGCATAATTTGTACAGCTGATGGGGATTTTAAATGTACCAAGGACacctggctgtgcttcttccacACTCATGAAGAGAGCAGGTAACATGGTCACTGCAAGAGTGACTCCATGCTTTCACCACAAAGGGTTTGGTGTCTGGGTTGTGCCAGGTCAGGTGCTTCCACAGTGCAGAGGAAAATACAGCTCTGGATGCTCATCAGTGGGGATTTTGTGGTCATGAAGTGAGGAGTCTTCTGTGAGCTTAAtgcaaaaaaatatatatatttaatgagCTTACAAAAATCTTCTATAGCATATTAAGTTCCAGTAAGCTGAGAGAAGAGATGACAGAAATAGTTTATAACTAAAAAGTGTGGCTTTGCCTCTCTGAAAGAAGGCAGAGCAAGCAAGCCAAGATGGCCATCttgtgtttgggctttttttgggggggaagttTTTTTAGTTAATCTGGCCACATAAGTGGAATGTTTTTCCTCAGCTGTTAGAACTTTTCAGGTTTTGGCTTGAAAACAGCTCACATATACACACTTACCTTAGTCAGCAACAGAGGCTGGGTGCTGATTTGGCAGAGGTTAATGCACGCTATTCTGCATAGGGAACGTAGCCAAAATCTTGCCTCCCAGGGGCTTATGGCTGTCCACTCCCTGGCTACAAAGTGGCCACCACTTTCACTTGCAGCTGCCCATGGTACAAGGGTGGTGCTCATCATCCTGACTCAGATTCACAACCGATTTAGATGAGCCTTGCTGGCACTGAAGTGCACAGCCCATCCTGTGATGCCAGGGTCCTGTTCTGCATAGCTGCGAGGAAGCACACAGACCTTAACCATGTTGCCAGGGTCCTCCTCTACAGAGCCCTCTGGTTCTGCCAAGCACTGGAAGCCCCCAAGCTAgtgccttttcttctttgctttgtttgagTTTGGTTGCATTtactttggtttctttttctgcattctGCTTTGCCCTGTTTCATTCTTTGCTGCATACCCATCTTATTCTTTTCATttgtcttttctgttcttttagtTTCCACCCTTCAGGCTCCTTCTTCTCAGGCCCAGTCTCCTCCTCCCATGAGCAGTAATTGCACCATTCCTGCCACTGGTGCTGtccctccttcccagcctcaTTCCAGCACTGTCTTTTTGGCACCTGCTGTCCCTAAGCCTGCTGGTCAGTCCTCTTTCAACTCCCCACAGAGATGCAGAGAGCTTCCACAGCTCTTGCACAGGCACTCAGCCTCCGAGTTGCCAATGACACCAGgttcctctcctgcagcctaCACAAACCACAGGACCCTAATGGGGGGTATCAGGCGAACCTCgctgtctccaccacctccccatccTGCTCACTCTCCCTTCGCCTCTCGCCAGCCTCTCAGGCACTATTCTCTTTCATGCTCTTTGCGatcttctgcttcctctgctaCAAATGCACCACCTCTGGATAGGGGTGATGTCCAGCAGCCACGTGGTCCCACCATCCTGCCTGTGATTCCTGTCCCACCTGACAGGGTCAAGGAATCCGCAGATAAAGCAGGCCAGGGGACCTCCGCAAATGTACCTCTGAATGGCCATCCTGAAGAACAAATTGCTTTAGGCCTTTCTGGGACCCAGGTGAAAAGTGTGGATGGGTTCTTCTTTCCACACCTAGGAGCTgcaccctcctgcctgctgcccactgTCACCAGTTCCCCCAGCTTCTTTGGCCAGGctccctccccatcctcccATCCATCACTGCATCCTCCACAGCAGTGGTATCAGCCCATGTCACATTGTCTTCCATTGCCTCCCCCTAATGCTGCTGTATCTGAGGTGACTATGCCCAGGAGGACCCCTCCTTACATGACTTCATCAGCCATTGCCCACTTGAGTAAGTACTAATTTTGAATGAGTTGCAACCTGTTTAAAGCCTTAGCTTTCAGCTGTTTAAAAAGCCTCATTGATACTGCTCATGACCACTAGAAAAAGGTCTGAGAGACccaaggctgctcctgctgtatGTGATGTATGAAACCAAGGTGGCAAAGTAGCAAAATCATGAGGCCATGACTCATGACTGATCCAGGAACCTTCTGACTTAAAAGCAAggccaaaaaaagcaaaaattacaGGACCAGACCACCATAGCTGGGTTGTTGCAATGCATATTCTTACTGTGTTAGCCTAGAAGAAGATTCTCATCATTCAACGGAGTGCATTTGACAGCAAGTttcaaaaaaaataaacaaacaaacaaacaaaaaaaaaccccgaacTGTTTTCAGCTGGTCCAAATGTACCAAATAGGCTCTTCTGAAGCTAGAGGCCAAGCCTGTGGTAGACTTGCTGTCTATGTAGCAATACTTGTTAGGAGTTGTGATTTTTATTCTGAAGTGATATTTCTGTTACCAGCAAAAGATATAGTATAAATTTTGTCATAGTTATTCAGAATCCCCAGTGCTTGTGTAATTTATTTCACTCCAGAAATTCTATTCCTGGTATAAACTGCTTTTATAGTTGAAAGCTTGTCACTATAACTATTCCAGCAAACCTTTTTCATTGTAGACAGATCAAGAGCTTGGGTTTGCCATTTTATAGATGGTCTTGACTTCTAGTGCTCATCTAAAGCCTGCAGAGTCAGTACAGTTGCAAGTAGTGCCCATTTGCAATTCAGATTGTATGTTTTGTGACTTGGATCCATTCCTGTTTATAACCACATATAATGCTTAAATGATGTGcctagaaaaggaagaaatctgaGACATTTGATATCATTTTATGCAAAAAATTTTATTGCAACTACTGGTGGCTTAGTCCTTCAGCTGATATAAATCCTTCAAATTCACTTAGTtcaataaagttattttaaactCACATCAGTCCATTATTTTGACTCAATTCAATTTTGGCCTCAGGCTGGCCTCTAATTAGGTAGGTGTAACTTTTCAATTACAATTAAGTGTACCCACAATGAATTACTATCTATTATGTTTGTGAAAAGAGGGCTTGAAATGTTTAAAGTACCTCTGATAACAGCTATGTTTCATTTCAAGAATGGGAGTGTGAAGCACTAACCACAGAAATAAGGCAGTATTGTAAGAAAATGTAGATAAGGAAAAAACCAGGCTGCTAATGTTAAATGCACTTTTCAAATGTCAAAACCCACCTGTCTTTCAAAGTAACACTTACTGACCAACTAAACCAGTGATGATaaatcagcagcagtgtgttctGAGAGAGTTAACATGGGGAAATACGCTTGGGGGAGGTATATTTGCTCAACTGGCCCATTACAGACAGACAAAACGCTGCAATGGAGTTACCCACCATCAGCCCTCCAACAGGCTGCTGCCTTGAGGAGCTTTGATGAGCCTAAAGGTTCTTGAAGCAGGATTCTTCCCCCATTATTTTTCAATATTGGCTGAGGCCACATGCTTTCTGTTCAGCTGAAAGGAGGATGTGTTGCTGTAGCGCATGATTCTGGTGAAAAGATTGTATTAACCAAAGTCCACAAAGTTGGCTGATGTAGTTTATTACCTCCACGTAGAAAACTAtgggagaagaagaaggtgTCACTTGGCAAGCATGGTCTGTGTTGATTTCAGCACAGAACAAACCATTACGCCAGCCAgggcagaagagaaaggagaggctATTTTATCAATGACAGGGTCTTGCAGGAAGACACAACTATAGCTGATGCAACTACCATTTTCCATTCTTCTGTGTGCTTGATGCTTCCTTGCATTGCTCACTCCTCATGCAGTCAGGTCATGGTCTTGGGAGTGGGAACATGACTTTGTGTGCAGGCTGGAGGAAATTATGCTTCATGTCTAATTCGTATTCTCTGTGTTTCAGGCCCAGCACTTCCACCTGGTCATCCCAGTGGTGCTGCCGTGATCCCTGCTTCATCCGGGGGGcccccacctccaccaccacccccagtcCCTCCACCACCCATGGGAGCTgcaccacccccaccaccaccgCTGCCGGCAGGTGCTGGACAAGGGGCTGGCACTGAGGATGGGTCAGTGTCAGggcttgcagcagctctggctggtgcCAAACTAAGGAGAGTTCAGCGGGTAAGGAGGTGGCACTGGGACTCCCTGATGGGCTCTTCTGTGCTGTGGGAAAGCCTGGCTCAGCTGATGTAATGGTCTGTAAATCTGTAGTGAGCCATGCTTCAGCTGACCATTAGGTGAACTTTTAAACGTGGGTTTGTAGGGCAAATAAAGCTGAGCAGGAAGTGTTTGGTAGAATTTCTATTCTTTAGACAATGTTAATTAACAAACGGCTGCAAGTTCTTATGTTGCCAGGATTTAATTACTTCAGCAAAGTCCACCAGTGTTCTATCTGGTAGGCTTTCAGTTGTTATAAGTGGTTAAAACTGCACCATGCTTCACATTAATAGGTGTCTGCTTAGGTGAGAGTTGTGTAGCCATAAACATAGTCATGAACAAACAACACTGTGGGCTTTTTTATCATTTGCCCTCATATTTGCCTCACCCAGACTGTTCCTAGTTTTAATAAGGTCTGTGTGTGTCTTCATCCCAAGGCAAAAACCCGTCTCTGGTTTTGAGCTGTGATTGTGATTGCTGTTCCTAATAATTAGGAGAACTAATCATTAAGGGTATGGTTGTAAGTGAAACTTCATTAATCCTGATGTTGATTTCTGTCTTAAGCCAGAAGATGGTTCAGGAGGGTCCAGCCCCAGTGGGGTCTCTAAGAGCGATGCCAATCGAACAAGTAGCGGAGGAGGTGGACTAATGGAAGAAATGAATAAATTACTGGCAAAAAGGTTTGTACTTAGACATCAAGTAAGCACTAACATGAGCCCTGCAGCAAACCATGGAACAAGGTTCTGTTAATTTTG comes from the Indicator indicator isolate 239-I01 chromosome 4, UM_Iind_1.1, whole genome shotgun sequence genome and includes:
- the EVL gene encoding ena/VASP-like protein → MKGKEPHRKGDTLDEAAGGCGVEADPSTKHQIIQAAVWYKYSLWDVLAPGQVMLSAPLNEGDPGMGTKVVNGYRVGCEQSICQARASVMVYDDTSKKWVPIKPGQQGFSRINIYHNTATNTFRVVGVKLQDQQVVINYSIVKGLKYNQATPTFHQWRDARQVYGLNFASKEEATTFSNAMLFALNIMNSQDGGPAAQRQVQNGPSPDEMEAQRRQVMEQQQQRQESLERRTSTTVSTLQAPSSQAQSPPPMSSNCTIPATGAVPPSQPHSSTVFLAPAVPKPAGQSSFNSPQRCRELPQLLHRHSASELPMTPGSSPAAYTNHRTLMGGIRRTSLSPPPPHPAHSPFASRQPLRHYSLSCSLRSSASSATNAPPLDRGDVQQPRGPTILPVIPVPPDRVKESADKAGQGTSANVPLNGHPEEQIALGLSGTQVKSVDGFFFPHLGAAPSCLLPTVTSSPSFFGQAPSPSSHPSLHPPQQWYQPMSHCLPLPPPNAAVSEVTMPRRTPPYMTSSAIAHLSPALPPGHPSGAAVIPASSGGPPPPPPPPVPPPPMGAAPPPPPPLPAGAGQGAGTEDGSVSGLAAALAGAKLRRVQRPEDGSGGSSPSGVSKSDANRTSSGGGGLMEEMNKLLAKRRKAASQSDKPADKKEEESQNDDASTSPSPSTRGPAQQQQNSSDSGKKPWERSNSVEKPVSSLLSRNPSVVKSCDAKSPTQSHVSSRMKPVSSSNDVAMDALDFDRMKQEILEEVVRELHKVKEEIIDAIRQELSRISTT